The Anaerolineales bacterium region GGCCACAGCCGCGCAGCTCACTCTTTCGTACTTCGATGATGCGGTTGTGCTGGACGTTAAGGACAACGGCGTATCTTTTGCCGGGGCAGCCGCGTCGCCGTTCTCCGGCGGTTTCGGCTTGCAGGCGATGCGCGAAAGGGCCGAGGGTTGTGGAGGCTCAGTGACCCTGGAAAGCGAACCTGGCGAAGGCACGACGGTTGTCGTTTCCATCCCGATTTATAGTTAAGGAGACCATAGGCTACTCCGAGGCAGATTGATGATTGCTATGGACAAGATCCGCATTTTGATTGCAGATGACCACCCGGTTGTCCGAGAGGGTCTGTTCGGGATGCTGGCTGGCCAGCCCGATTTTGAGGTCATAGGTATGGCGGCGGATGGTGACATGGCGGTTAAGATGCACGCTTCCCTTACCCCAGATGTCACCCTGATGGATCTACGAATGCCCGGCTTGGATGGCGTGGGGGCCATTAGAGCGATCAAAGCCCAACAGCCGTCATCCCGCATCATCGTCCTGACCACCTACGACACTGACGCTGATATCCTGCGCGCTATCGAGGCCGGGGCCACCAGCTATTTGTTGAAGGATGCGCCGCGCGAGGAACTGTTCCGCGCCATACGCGCCGCCAGGGGAGATTCCGTTCTGGCCCC contains the following coding sequences:
- a CDS encoding response regulator transcription factor, whose protein sequence is MDKIRILIADDHPVVREGLFGMLAGQPDFEVIGMAADGDMAVKMHASLTPDVTLMDLRMPGLDGVGAIRAIKAQQPSSRIIVLTTYDTDADILRAIEAGATSYLLKDAPREELFRAIRAARGDSVLAPAVAARLMTRMRGPAEVSLSAREIEVLQLVAKGNSNKEIGKSLHISTATVKTHLIHIYGKLGVDDRTAAVTTALESGIIKLAS